In the Phaeobacter gallaeciensis genome, one interval contains:
- a CDS encoding TetR/AcrR family transcriptional regulator, protein MNASQTLAELSQQTSSADAWLMAAYEELTAHGVGAVKIMPLAKKLGVSRTSFYWYFKDREALLEAMIRHWEDKNTSNLVARTEAYAENLFEAVFNLFDCWLDPDLFDSRLDLAIRNWARSDPSLQARLDLADARRKRAMTDMLIRYGYDPEDAEIRALTMIYTQIGYISMQVHEDAAQRLARMPGYMEVFTGQKPAQKDIDRFMARHR, encoded by the coding sequence ATGAACGCTTCTCAGACCCTTGCAGAACTCTCCCAGCAGACTAGCAGCGCGGATGCCTGGCTGATGGCCGCCTATGAAGAGCTGACCGCCCATGGCGTCGGCGCGGTGAAGATCATGCCGCTGGCGAAAAAACTGGGGGTCTCGCGCACCAGTTTCTACTGGTATTTCAAGGATCGCGAGGCGCTTCTGGAGGCGATGATCCGCCACTGGGAGGACAAGAACACCAGCAATCTGGTCGCCCGCACCGAAGCCTATGCGGAGAACCTGTTCGAGGCGGTGTTTAACCTGTTTGATTGCTGGCTAGACCCGGATCTGTTCGATTCCCGACTGGATCTGGCGATCCGCAACTGGGCGCGCAGCGACCCGTCGCTACAGGCCCGACTGGATCTGGCCGATGCTCGCCGCAAGAGGGCGATGACCGATATGCTGATCCGGTACGGGTATGATCCCGAGGACGCCGAGATCCGCGCACTCACCATGATCTACACTCAGATCGGCTATATCTCGATGCAGGTGCACGAGGACGCGGCCCAGCGTCTGGCGCGGATGCCGGGCTATATGGAGGTCTTCACCGGCCAGAAGCCCGCGCAAAAGGACATCGACCGCTTCATGGCGCGCCATCGCTGA
- a CDS encoding NADH:flavin oxidoreductase yields the protein MSNDPLLQPYQLKHLTLRNRIMTTSHEPAYPEDGMPKERYAAYHAERAKAGVALTMTAGSAAVSKDSPPVFNNVLAYKDEVVPWIQALTDRVHEHGAAVMIQLTHLGRRTNWNKGDWLPSVSSTRHREPAHRAFPKLAEDWDIERIITDFADAAERMKAGGMDGIELQVYGHLLDQFWSPLTNDLDGPYGGQSLESRMKLPLDVLQAVRDRVGDDFIVGLRYTADEDQAGGITPEEGLEISKRLSATGMVDFLNVIRGRIHTDPAMTDVIPVQGMAAAPHLDFAGSVKQATGMPTFHAARIPDVATARHAVASGLLDMVGMTRAHMADPHVVKKIMEGREDDIRPCVGATYCLDRIYQAGDALCIHNAATGRELTMPHEIPAATQKKKVVVVGAGPAGLEAARVAAERGHDVTVFEAAADPGGQVLLTAQSPRRREMIGIIDWRMAQCAARDVTFHFNTWAEAADVTALNPDVVIVATGGLPNGHLFEEKEEAANVVSAWDLISGDVKPAQNVLIYDESGDHPALMAAEVAAAAGSTVEVMTPDRVFAPDIMAMNLVPYMRSLQDKDVRFTVTRRLLDVAKNGNVLTATVGTDYSDHSYTADYDQVVVNYGTLPLDELYFDLKPLSRNGGELDHEALIAGKPQQVARNEDGTFQLFRIGDAVSARNTHAAIYDALRLMKDI from the coding sequence ATGTCCAATGATCCGCTTTTGCAGCCCTACCAACTGAAACACCTCACCCTGCGCAACCGGATCATGACCACCAGCCATGAACCGGCCTACCCCGAGGACGGCATGCCAAAGGAACGCTATGCCGCCTATCACGCCGAACGGGCCAAGGCGGGTGTGGCGCTGACCATGACGGCGGGGTCGGCAGCGGTGTCCAAGGACAGCCCGCCGGTGTTCAACAACGTGCTGGCCTACAAGGACGAGGTGGTGCCCTGGATCCAGGCGCTGACCGACCGGGTGCACGAACACGGCGCGGCGGTGATGATCCAGCTGACCCATCTGGGGCGCCGCACCAACTGGAACAAGGGCGATTGGCTGCCTTCGGTCAGCTCCACCCGCCACCGCGAACCGGCGCACCGGGCCTTTCCGAAATTGGCGGAAGATTGGGATATCGAGCGCATCATCACCGATTTCGCCGATGCCGCCGAACGGATGAAGGCAGGCGGCATGGATGGCATCGAATTGCAGGTCTACGGGCACCTTCTGGATCAGTTCTGGTCGCCACTGACCAATGATCTGGACGGTCCCTATGGCGGGCAGAGTCTGGAAAGCCGCATGAAACTGCCGCTGGATGTGCTTCAGGCGGTGCGCGACCGGGTCGGGGACGATTTCATCGTCGGCCTGCGCTACACGGCGGATGAGGATCAGGCAGGTGGCATCACCCCTGAAGAGGGGCTCGAGATCTCCAAACGCCTGTCTGCCACCGGCATGGTGGATTTCCTCAACGTGATCCGGGGGCGCATCCATACCGATCCGGCGATGACTGACGTGATCCCGGTGCAGGGCATGGCCGCCGCGCCGCATCTTGATTTTGCCGGATCGGTGAAACAGGCCACCGGCATGCCCACTTTCCATGCCGCGCGCATTCCCGATGTGGCGACGGCGCGGCATGCGGTGGCCTCGGGGCTCTTGGATATGGTGGGGATGACCCGCGCCCATATGGCCGACCCCCATGTGGTAAAAAAGATCATGGAGGGGCGCGAGGATGATATTCGCCCCTGTGTCGGTGCCACCTACTGTCTCGACCGGATCTATCAGGCGGGCGATGCCCTTTGTATCCACAACGCTGCCACCGGGCGCGAGCTGACCATGCCGCATGAAATCCCTGCGGCGACGCAAAAGAAGAAGGTCGTTGTCGTCGGCGCAGGCCCGGCAGGGCTGGAAGCCGCCCGCGTCGCTGCCGAGCGCGGCCACGATGTGACGGTGTTCGAGGCGGCCGCCGATCCCGGCGGTCAGGTGCTGCTGACCGCGCAAAGCCCGCGCCGCCGCGAGATGATCGGCATCATCGACTGGCGCATGGCGCAATGCGCGGCGCGCGATGTGACCTTCCATTTCAACACCTGGGCCGAGGCGGCGGATGTCACCGCCCTCAACCCCGATGTGGTGATCGTGGCCACTGGCGGCCTGCCCAACGGGCATCTGTTTGAGGAAAAGGAAGAAGCTGCCAATGTGGTCTCGGCCTGGGATCTGATCTCGGGCGATGTGAAGCCTGCGCAGAACGTGCTGATCTACGACGAAAGCGGCGATCACCCCGCCCTGATGGCGGCCGAGGTCGCTGCTGCGGCGGGCAGCACGGTCGAGGTGATGACGCCGGACCGGGTGTTCGCCCCCGACATCATGGCGATGAACCTGGTGCCTTACATGCGTAGCCTTCAGGACAAGGACGTGCGTTTCACCGTGACGCGCCGTCTGCTCGATGTGGCCAAGAACGGCAATGTCCTGACCGCGACCGTCGGCACCGATTACAGCGATCACAGCTATACCGCCGATTACGATCAGGTGGTGGTGAACTACGGCACCCTGCCGCTGGATGAGCTCTACTTCGATCTGAAACCGCTCAGCCGCAATGGCGGCGAGCTGGATCACGAGGCGCTGATCGCAGGGAAGCCGCAACAGGTGGCGCGCAATGAAGATGGCACCTTCCAGCTGTTCCGGATCGGGGATGCGGTTTCGGCCCGCAACACCCATGCGGCGATCTATGATGCGCTGCGCCTGATGAAGGATATCTGA
- a CDS encoding glycosyl hydrolase, whose product MLRYVFATLMAMMIVGSAQAEKAGVGAWENSSYTMLKWLEDTPALGWYYNWRPDQMYTSRRHRRSVEFVPMIHNVSDVNKPIQSDLPVRHLLGFNEPDGERRLSVARAAALWPKLERRGLRLGSPATTQGGTLGKNSWQRRFMNQVEARGLRVDFMAVHYYSTNGSVREFRDWLTAVHAEYNRPIWVTEFAYVDWHRPGSATYRKNAKFVEDAMRMMEGLPFVERHAWFAANPYTWNGHTPHLNLVNDDLTLTPTGQAFDRTLSQLEALRVSSREN is encoded by the coding sequence ATGCTGCGCTATGTGTTTGCGACACTTATGGCCATGATGATTGTTGGATCAGCGCAGGCTGAGAAGGCAGGGGTCGGGGCCTGGGAAAATTCCAGCTATACCATGTTGAAATGGCTGGAAGATACGCCGGCGCTCGGGTGGTATTACAACTGGCGACCCGATCAGATGTATACCAGCCGCCGCCACCGGCGCAGTGTGGAATTCGTGCCCATGATCCACAACGTGTCGGATGTGAACAAGCCAATACAATCAGATTTGCCCGTACGGCATCTGCTGGGGTTCAACGAACCGGACGGCGAACGCAGACTGTCCGTTGCACGCGCGGCCGCATTGTGGCCCAAGCTGGAACGGCGTGGTCTGCGCCTAGGCAGCCCGGCCACCACACAGGGCGGAACGCTGGGGAAAAACTCGTGGCAACGCCGCTTCATGAACCAAGTTGAGGCGCGCGGGCTGCGTGTCGATTTTATGGCGGTGCACTACTATTCCACCAACGGTAGCGTGAGGGAATTTCGCGACTGGCTGACAGCTGTACACGCGGAATACAATCGCCCGATCTGGGTAACCGAATTTGCTTATGTTGACTGGCACCGACCCGGATCCGCGACCTATCGGAAAAATGCCAAATTCGTTGAAGATGCCATGCGCATGATGGAAGGCCTGCCATTCGTGGAAAGACATGCCTGGTTCGCCGCCAATCCCTACACTTGGAATGGCCACACTCCGCATCTGAACCTCGTCAACGACGATCTGACCCTGACCCCGACGGGGCAGGCATTTGACCGGACCCTCAGCCAGCTGGAAGCCCTACGCGTTTCCAGCCGGGAAAACTAG
- a CDS encoding NAD(P)-binding domain-containing protein — MRIGVIGTGTIAGAVVRGIAGDGHQITVSERSAHVSAELAGAFDNVSAAPNQQVLDQSDVIFLGLMAEAAPDILAPLTFREDQQVISFIAGADLARVGDLVAPARASAVMMPFPGIAQGGSAIMALGDIELVNALFGARNTVFALKDSAELDAYLCAQAVLSPVARMVGDAADWLGERVADPAQGEAFLRMLVATSLAEAGCADLIEALNTPGGYNQRLRQHMEAAGMTGDLMSGLNDLEG, encoded by the coding sequence ATGCGGATCGGCGTCATCGGAACCGGCACCATCGCGGGGGCGGTGGTGCGTGGTATCGCAGGCGACGGGCATCAGATCACGGTCTCCGAGCGCAGCGCGCATGTCTCCGCCGAACTGGCAGGCGCCTTTGACAACGTCTCGGCTGCGCCCAACCAGCAGGTTCTGGACCAGAGCGATGTGATCTTTCTGGGGCTGATGGCGGAGGCCGCGCCGGACATTCTGGCGCCGCTCACCTTCCGCGAAGATCAACAGGTGATCTCCTTCATCGCGGGCGCCGATCTGGCGCGGGTGGGGGACCTGGTCGCGCCTGCGCGGGCTTCGGCGGTGATGATGCCCTTTCCTGGCATTGCACAGGGCGGCTCTGCCATCATGGCGCTGGGCGACATCGAACTGGTCAACGCTCTCTTTGGTGCCCGCAATACCGTATTTGCTCTCAAAGATAGCGCCGAGCTGGACGCCTACCTTTGTGCCCAGGCGGTGCTGTCACCGGTGGCGCGCATGGTCGGCGATGCAGCGGATTGGCTGGGGGAGCGCGTTGCAGATCCGGCGCAGGGAGAGGCCTTCCTGCGGATGCTGGTCGCCACCAGCCTCGCCGAGGCAGGCTGCGCCGATCTGATCGAAGCGCTGAACACACCCGGCGGCTATAACCAGCGCCTGCGCCAGCATATGGAGGCCGCCGGGATGACCGGCGATCTGATGTCAGGATTGAACGATTTGGAGGGCTGA
- a CDS encoding trimethylamine methyltransferase family protein, with the protein MAEVAVKSRGRRARRSAGRTAEPGQNEHLRVPYISRRIPTYDILSEESLAQIEATAERIMSEIGLEFRDDPETVALFRAAGAEVTDLTASSWNLKFAPGMIREILKTAPARFTQHARNPANSVEIGGDAMVLAPSYGSPFVMDLDNGRRYGTIADFRNFVKLAQMSPFLHHSGGTICEPTDIAVNKRHLDMVYAHMRYSDRAFLGSITAPERAEDSIEMCRILFGAEFVDQNCVIMGNFNTTSPLVIDGVTSQGIRAYAAAGQGSIHLPFLLGGAVAPLTMAGALAQCLAETMVSCAITQLVRPGAPTILGSFISSMSLRSGSPTFGTPEPALASLAMGQLARRLNLPLRCAGNFSTSKLPDAQAMQQAMMSMMSAVQCGANYILHSAGFLDGLLSMSYEKFILDTDLCGALHAYLNGFEVNDDTLGFDALAEGGPGQHLFSTQHTLRHYQTAYWDSAVDDHQPWETWDEKGGVDAASRANARWKAQLAAYEAPAMDEGTDEALQAFITQKKAEVPDAWY; encoded by the coding sequence ATGGCAGAGGTGGCAGTCAAATCGCGGGGACGGCGGGCGCGCCGCAGCGCTGGGCGCACGGCAGAGCCGGGGCAGAACGAACACCTGCGCGTGCCCTATATCAGCCGCAGGATTCCCACCTATGACATCCTGTCCGAGGAGAGTCTTGCGCAGATCGAGGCCACCGCCGAGCGTATCATGTCCGAGATCGGACTGGAGTTCCGCGACGATCCAGAAACCGTTGCCCTGTTCCGCGCGGCAGGCGCCGAGGTGACCGATCTGACCGCCAGCAGCTGGAACCTGAAATTTGCCCCTGGCATGATCCGGGAGATCCTGAAAACCGCGCCCGCGCGGTTTACCCAGCACGCCCGCAACCCCGCCAATTCTGTTGAAATCGGCGGCGATGCCATGGTGCTGGCGCCCTCATACGGCTCACCCTTCGTGATGGATCTGGACAATGGCCGCCGCTACGGCACCATCGCCGATTTCCGCAATTTCGTGAAACTGGCGCAGATGAGCCCCTTTCTGCACCATTCCGGCGGCACCATCTGCGAGCCAACCGATATCGCCGTCAACAAGCGGCATCTGGATATGGTTTATGCCCATATGCGCTATAGCGACCGGGCCTTCCTGGGCTCGATCACCGCGCCCGAGCGTGCCGAGGACAGTATCGAGATGTGCCGCATCTTGTTTGGTGCGGAGTTCGTCGATCAGAACTGCGTCATCATGGGCAATTTCAACACCACCTCACCGCTGGTGATCGATGGCGTCACCTCGCAGGGGATCCGTGCCTATGCGGCGGCGGGGCAGGGTTCGATCCATCTGCCCTTCCTGCTGGGCGGGGCAGTGGCGCCGCTGACTATGGCCGGGGCGCTGGCGCAATGCCTGGCCGAAACCATGGTGTCCTGCGCCATCACCCAGCTGGTGCGTCCCGGTGCCCCAACCATTCTGGGCTCCTTCATCAGTTCCATGTCGCTGCGGTCGGGCTCGCCCACCTTTGGTACACCGGAACCGGCGCTGGCCTCGCTGGCCATGGGGCAGCTGGCGCGTCGCCTGAATCTGCCGCTGCGCTGCGCCGGGAATTTCTCAACCTCGAAGCTGCCCGACGCGCAGGCGATGCAGCAGGCGATGATGTCGATGATGTCGGCGGTGCAATGCGGCGCGAATTACATCCTGCATTCGGCGGGGTTCCTTGATGGGCTTTTGTCGATGTCCTACGAGAAATTCATTCTGGATACGGACCTTTGCGGGGCGCTGCATGCCTATCTGAACGGGTTCGAGGTCAACGACGACACGCTCGGGTTCGACGCTCTTGCCGAAGGCGGCCCCGGGCAGCACCTGTTTTCCACCCAGCACACCCTGCGCCATTACCAGACCGCCTATTGGGATAGCGCGGTGGACGATCACCAGCCTTGGGAAACCTGGGATGAAAAGGGCGGCGTCGATGCGGCCTCCCGTGCCAACGCTCGCTGGAAGGCACAGCTGGCCGCCTATGAGGCGCCCGCGATGGACGAAGGTACGGATGAGGCGCTTCAGGCCTTTATCACCCAGAAGAAAGCCGAGGTGCCCGATGCTTGGTATTAA
- a CDS encoding FAD-dependent oxidoreductase, whose translation MSTFPHIFRPVTLRHKTLRNRIVFGAHTTNMAKGGLPGEAHTAYYRERALGGAAMIVVEPMPVHASAVLTRGNFLHSSDEVIPHFRRLTEASKAEGAVMIQQLYHVGAHGDQDNSWHAAWSPSGGPSYHDSDASHMMSEAEIEETIEGFVQAAIRCQKAGFDGVEVWAAYHCLLDQFWTPFSNQRDDRWGGSLENRTRLSRTILHRIRRACGEDFIIGLSVNDEPGVDIALSRESMAEIVALHDSEGAMDYVTIGSGSYFDFARLLPSFQHGEKLTSDLAGTLKGAVQQALVTSESHIRTPENANTLLGAGEADLVSLVRGQIADPHLVAKAETGRAEDIRGCLSCNQQCWGRRSRDYWISCLVNPSAGREHGWGGDRFNPTTDPKKVLVVGGGPAGLEAARVAAERGHHVTLAEAAAHLGGQFHLAGLQPRRGQITDLISWYDRQLTRLGVDVRLNTYMDADDIKCEGADRVVLATGSKPTETGFQKALPHLAHLPGIEHGHVWSAEDVMARRARLGQEVIVLDEGGNWRGCGTAWRLAEDGHRVTLVTPDPMVGKELQRSATDLHLRRALAELGVTFITEAAIAGWDGQGATVTCLLTGSQRAISADDLVMAVSNHADMSLRDELIGLGVTPQLVGDADAPRMAAQAIFDGRRVGLAL comes from the coding sequence ATGAGCACCTTTCCGCATATCTTTCGCCCGGTGACCCTGCGCCACAAGACGCTGCGCAACCGTATCGTTTTTGGCGCCCACACCACCAATATGGCAAAGGGTGGGCTGCCGGGGGAGGCGCATACGGCCTATTACCGCGAACGGGCGCTGGGCGGCGCGGCGATGATCGTGGTCGAGCCGATGCCGGTGCATGCCTCTGCGGTGCTTACGCGCGGCAATTTCCTCCATTCCAGCGATGAAGTGATCCCCCACTTTCGCCGCCTGACCGAGGCCAGCAAGGCCGAAGGTGCGGTGATGATCCAGCAGCTTTACCACGTCGGCGCCCACGGCGATCAGGACAATTCCTGGCACGCCGCCTGGTCGCCCTCGGGTGGGCCAAGTTACCACGACAGCGACGCCAGCCACATGATGAGCGAGGCCGAAATCGAGGAAACCATCGAAGGGTTCGTTCAGGCCGCGATCCGCTGCCAAAAGGCAGGGTTCGACGGGGTCGAGGTCTGGGCTGCCTATCATTGCCTGCTCGATCAGTTCTGGACGCCCTTTTCCAACCAGCGCGATGACCGCTGGGGTGGCAGTCTGGAAAACCGAACGCGCCTCTCGCGCACGATCTTGCACCGCATCCGCCGCGCCTGCGGCGAGGACTTTATCATCGGCCTGTCGGTCAATGACGAACCGGGGGTCGATATTGCTCTCAGCCGTGAAAGCATGGCCGAGATCGTCGCCCTGCACGACAGCGAAGGTGCGATGGACTATGTGACCATCGGCTCCGGTTCCTATTTCGATTTCGCCCGGCTGCTGCCCAGCTTTCAGCACGGGGAGAAGCTGACCTCGGATCTAGCCGGAACGCTGAAGGGCGCTGTGCAGCAGGCCCTTGTGACATCCGAAAGTCATATCCGCACGCCGGAGAACGCCAATACCCTTTTGGGCGCGGGAGAGGCAGATCTGGTGTCCCTGGTGCGCGGCCAGATCGCCGATCCGCATCTTGTCGCCAAGGCAGAGACGGGCAGGGCAGAGGATATCCGGGGCTGCCTGTCCTGTAACCAGCAGTGTTGGGGGAGGCGCAGCCGGGATTACTGGATTTCCTGCCTGGTCAATCCATCCGCCGGGCGAGAGCATGGCTGGGGCGGTGATCGCTTCAACCCGACGACCGATCCGAAAAAGGTGCTGGTGGTCGGCGGTGGCCCCGCCGGGCTGGAGGCTGCCCGGGTTGCGGCCGAGCGTGGCCACCACGTGACCCTGGCCGAGGCGGCTGCGCATCTGGGGGGGCAATTCCATCTGGCGGGGCTACAGCCACGCCGGGGGCAGATCACCGATCTGATCAGCTGGTACGATCGCCAGCTCACCCGTCTGGGCGTTGATGTCCGGCTCAACACCTATATGGATGCGGATGACATAAAGTGCGAGGGCGCCGATAGGGTGGTCCTGGCTACCGGCAGCAAGCCGACGGAGACCGGGTTCCAAAAGGCGCTACCGCATCTGGCCCACCTGCCGGGGATCGAACACGGCCACGTCTGGTCCGCCGAGGATGTGATGGCCCGCCGTGCCCGTCTGGGCCAGGAAGTGATCGTCCTGGATGAAGGCGGCAACTGGCGCGGCTGCGGCACCGCCTGGCGGCTGGCCGAAGACGGGCACCGGGTGACGCTGGTGACGCCGGACCCGATGGTGGGCAAGGAGCTGCAGCGTTCGGCCACGGATCTCCACCTGCGCCGCGCACTGGCTGAGTTGGGTGTCACATTTATAACCGAGGCCGCCATCGCAGGCTGGGACGGGCAGGGCGCGACGGTGACCTGCCTGCTGACCGGCTCGCAAAGGGCCATTTCGGCCGACGATTTGGTAATGGCGGTCTCGAACCATGCGGATATGTCTCTGCGGGACGAGTTGATCGGGCTGGGTGTTACGCCGCAACTCGTCGGTGATGCCGATGCGCCCCGGATGGCGGCGCAGGCAATTTTCGATGGTCGTCGAGTCGGTTTGGCCCTCTGA